In one window of Sandaracinaceae bacterium DNA:
- a CDS encoding aspartate aminotransferase family protein translates to MWTTAFGANVEDADGNVFVDFTSGFGVAAIGHRHPQVVAALSAQAAKLIHGLGDVYPSDVKIMLLERLAQLGPWRETRVILGLSGSDAIEAALKTAAIATSRPGVLGFEGGYHGLAHGPLALCGYSEGFRRPFASQLNPHARVLPWPSPDCALEEALAPVRVAFRGHPSERPGAILVEPVQGRGGVRVPPPGFLAGLRELCDHHGALLIADEILTGLGRCGEWLLSLRETEPHLICVGKALGGGMPVSACLGDAQYMSAWGNPDGEALHTGTFFGHPLGAAAALAVLDVLDDEQLIQRGRMRAVQMTERLGIHGNVRHSGLLFALESGPASRTLRLVRQLLERGYLVLPAGADASVVQFVPPLNISEQQVEGLLDALETLVGVP, encoded by the coding sequence GTGTGGACCACCGCGTTCGGTGCCAACGTCGAGGACGCCGATGGCAACGTGTTTGTGGACTTCACGAGCGGGTTCGGCGTGGCTGCCATTGGGCACAGGCACCCACAAGTCGTGGCGGCGCTTTCCGCGCAAGCCGCCAAGCTCATTCACGGACTCGGCGACGTGTACCCCTCCGACGTGAAGATCATGCTCCTCGAGCGCCTCGCTCAGCTGGGTCCCTGGCGTGAGACACGAGTGATCCTCGGTCTGTCGGGAAGCGACGCGATCGAGGCCGCACTGAAAACGGCCGCAATCGCAACCAGCCGCCCTGGCGTCCTTGGCTTCGAAGGCGGCTATCATGGGCTGGCGCACGGCCCACTCGCGCTGTGTGGCTACTCGGAGGGCTTCCGTCGACCGTTCGCATCGCAGCTCAACCCGCACGCTCGCGTATTGCCCTGGCCGAGTCCTGATTGCGCGCTCGAGGAAGCACTGGCCCCCGTCCGTGTCGCGTTCCGGGGACACCCATCCGAGCGTCCGGGTGCCATCCTCGTCGAGCCGGTGCAAGGTCGCGGAGGCGTGCGTGTGCCTCCTCCCGGGTTCCTCGCGGGCCTGCGCGAACTCTGCGATCACCACGGCGCCCTCCTCATCGCCGACGAGATCCTGACGGGGCTGGGGCGCTGCGGGGAGTGGTTGCTGTCCCTACGAGAGACGGAGCCACATCTGATCTGCGTCGGGAAGGCCCTTGGCGGTGGCATGCCAGTCTCGGCGTGCTTGGGCGATGCACAGTACATGTCGGCGTGGGGGAACCCAGACGGGGAGGCCCTCCACACCGGGACGTTCTTCGGACACCCACTCGGCGCAGCGGCTGCCCTCGCCGTCCTGGACGTCCTCGACGATGAACAACTCATCCAGCGGGGCCGCATGCGCGCAGTGCAGATGACGGAGCGACTGGGCATCCACGGCAACGTACGACACAGCGGACTCCTCTTCGCGCTCGAGTCAGGTCCAGCTTCGCGGACGCTCCGCTTGGTCCGGCAGCTGCTAGAACGAGGCTATCTGGTACTCCCCGCCGGCGCCGACGCGTCCGTCGTCCAGTTCGTGCCGCCGCTCAACATCAGCGAACAACAGGTGGAGGGACTGTTGGACGCGCTGGAGACGCTGGTGGGTGTCCCGTGA
- a CDS encoding metallophosphoesterase family protein, which yields MRIGIFSDVHANIEALSAVMEAFTTESIDQFYCLGDVVGYGASPNECADIVREVTVATILGNHDAAVAGRMDYSYYYEAARQALDYHAGILSPTNMTWLKGLPYKQERNDIGLHLCHGSPLRLEEFEYIFAPEQARECLPIFDQLGDITLIGHSHLCKVFALRPGEVQELPATKFKLERGTRYIVSVGSVGQPRDYDNRASYTIYDSDARTFEFKRVEYDIESAASKIFDSSLERNFGNRLFIGV from the coding sequence ATGCGCATCGGAATCTTCAGCGACGTACACGCGAACATCGAAGCCCTCTCGGCGGTGATGGAGGCGTTCACCACCGAATCCATCGACCAGTTCTACTGCCTGGGAGACGTCGTCGGATACGGGGCCAGCCCGAACGAGTGCGCGGACATCGTCCGCGAGGTCACCGTGGCTACCATCCTCGGCAACCACGACGCAGCCGTCGCCGGGCGCATGGACTATTCGTACTACTACGAGGCCGCGCGCCAGGCGCTCGACTATCACGCTGGCATCTTGAGCCCCACGAACATGACGTGGCTCAAGGGGCTCCCGTACAAGCAGGAGCGCAACGACATCGGCCTCCACCTGTGCCACGGGTCCCCGCTGCGTCTCGAGGAGTTCGAGTACATCTTCGCCCCTGAGCAGGCGCGGGAGTGCTTGCCCATCTTCGACCAGCTGGGGGACATCACGCTCATCGGCCACTCGCACCTGTGCAAGGTGTTCGCGCTGCGCCCTGGCGAGGTGCAAGAGCTCCCTGCGACCAAGTTCAAGCTGGAGCGCGGGACGCGCTACATCGTCAGCGTCGGGTCCGTCGGCCAACCGCGCGACTACGACAACCGTGCGAGCTACACGATCTATGACAGCGACGCGCGTACCTTCGAGTTCAAGCGCGTCGAGTACGACATCGAGTCAGCCGCCTCGAAGATCTTCGACAGCAGTCTCGAGCGCAACTTCGGGAACCGCTTGTTCATCGGCGTCTGA
- a CDS encoding 6-carboxytetrahydropterin synthase has protein sequence MFRSSKSFRGFSCAHRKWRHRGHCAHVHGYSREFTFWFESMDRDENGFVMEFGALKPLKAWLDEQFDHTLLLDADDPLIDDFRAIERRGGARLNVLPDVSCEGTAHFVYQHAREWIAGATKGRVWIVSVECRENEHNSAIYVAPNPANHAAR, from the coding sequence GTGTTTCGGTCATCAAAGTCTTTCCGTGGATTCTCGTGTGCGCATCGAAAGTGGAGACACCGGGGGCACTGCGCGCACGTCCATGGCTACAGTCGCGAGTTCACCTTCTGGTTCGAATCCATGGACCGGGACGAGAACGGGTTCGTGATGGAGTTCGGCGCGCTGAAGCCGCTCAAGGCCTGGCTCGACGAACAGTTCGACCACACGCTGCTGCTCGATGCAGACGACCCACTGATCGACGACTTTCGCGCGATCGAGAGGCGCGGCGGCGCGCGACTGAACGTGCTCCCCGACGTCAGCTGTGAGGGGACAGCCCACTTCGTGTACCAGCATGCTCGCGAATGGATCGCGGGCGCCACGAAGGGTCGTGTGTGGATCGTGTCGGTCGAGTGCCGCGAGAACGAGCACAACTCGGCAATCTACGTCGCTCCTAACCCGGCCAACCATGCCGCGCGCTGA
- a CDS encoding transposase, which yields MSRCVRQAFLLGVDGVSGRRFDHRKRWVLEEMATLQRVFAIDVCAYAVMSNHLHLVLRLDTDQAARWTAAEVVDRARRLFPHAVRLAEAAGPQEDCVDAYRARLSSLSWFMRCLNERIARRANREDGCTGRFWEGRFKCRPLLDVGALLTCMAYVDLNPTRAGLAGTLAEADFTSIQQRLSEVGRVVSTASPPHGEGIRCVALPQATGSLVRAESASKPGMSAPALLPFSDEHAGRDGAANDSIPFERAAYVELVRSIGMAAHPTKQGRLSHDAATLLHDVGLSCEAWASSVEALRSLRFAAIGERHLIDEDAQRRRVCRSVNRGWAQTAYRRRASTPSSTTDEIADRRAA from the coding sequence ATGTCGCGTTGCGTCCGTCAGGCGTTCCTGCTCGGCGTCGACGGCGTATCCGGACGTCGCTTCGATCACCGCAAGCGATGGGTGCTGGAGGAGATGGCGACCTTGCAGCGCGTGTTCGCGATCGATGTGTGTGCGTACGCCGTCATGAGCAATCACCTTCACCTCGTCCTTCGTCTCGACACCGACCAAGCCGCGCGTTGGACGGCGGCCGAAGTCGTCGACCGTGCGCGGCGACTCTTTCCGCACGCGGTCCGGCTCGCCGAAGCGGCAGGGCCACAGGAGGACTGTGTGGACGCGTACAGGGCTCGCCTCTCCAGCTTGAGCTGGTTCATGCGTTGTCTGAACGAGCGCATCGCACGTCGCGCGAATCGGGAAGACGGCTGCACTGGACGCTTCTGGGAGGGGCGGTTCAAGTGTCGGCCACTACTCGACGTCGGCGCTTTGCTCACCTGCATGGCATATGTCGATCTCAATCCCACTCGTGCCGGCCTGGCAGGCACGCTCGCCGAGGCGGACTTTACATCGATCCAGCAGCGCTTGTCGGAGGTCGGTCGCGTCGTGTCCACCGCGAGCCCACCGCACGGAGAAGGCATACGCTGCGTTGCGCTCCCACAGGCCACCGGATCGCTGGTGCGAGCCGAATCGGCGAGCAAGCCAGGGATGAGTGCGCCGGCCTTGCTGCCATTCTCGGACGAGCATGCTGGGCGTGATGGTGCCGCGAACGACTCGATCCCCTTCGAGAGAGCCGCGTACGTCGAGCTCGTTCGAAGCATCGGAATGGCCGCGCATCCCACCAAGCAAGGGCGACTATCGCACGATGCGGCGACGCTGCTGCATGATGTCGGCCTGTCCTGCGAGGCATGGGCGAGCAGCGTGGAGGCGTTGCGCTCGTTGCGCTTCGCGGCAATCGGCGAGCGACATCTCATCGATGAGGACGCGCAGCGTCGCAGAGTGTGTCGCTCCGTCAATAGAGGGTGGGCGCAGACGGCATATCGAAGGCGTGCTTCCACGCCGTCATCGACTACCGACGAGATCGCGGACCGTCGCGCCGCTTGA
- a CDS encoding M15 family metallopeptidase, with protein sequence MHSLARPLSALLVMASVAGFCLGYGQARGQARRPTPAPVPDRVPPRPANNTACNYQDPQDFMIRSNWGTTRDMSDTERRERRQMAQRAVNYRTEQYGYFTGFGSRSLNRSTPMDNAERVSFMGLNVRLNRKIAPVLGCVEQQIRAECTDPVYTPRRLSGIRDRNTYHNGEVSNHVYGIAIDVDPTENTCCMCVAQWGDHPLCQRPVDSIYDRMAMPECWVHVFERFGFYWLGRDRLQDTMHFEFLGDPDRIARATTDAGRETAAGTAPSPAPSAPSTATGTDH encoded by the coding sequence ATGCACTCACTCGCCCGACCCCTCTCTGCGCTGCTCGTCATGGCCAGCGTCGCTGGTTTCTGCCTCGGCTACGGTCAGGCTCGCGGGCAAGCGCGCCGCCCCACGCCGGCCCCCGTGCCCGACCGCGTCCCGCCGCGCCCCGCGAACAACACCGCTTGCAACTACCAGGACCCCCAGGACTTCATGATCCGAAGCAACTGGGGCACGACCCGTGACATGAGCGACACGGAGCGCCGCGAGCGCCGGCAGATGGCGCAGCGGGCCGTGAACTACCGCACCGAGCAGTACGGCTACTTCACGGGTTTCGGGAGCCGCTCCCTGAACCGGTCCACGCCAATGGACAACGCGGAGCGCGTGTCGTTCATGGGCTTGAACGTGCGCCTGAACCGCAAGATCGCGCCCGTGCTGGGGTGTGTGGAGCAGCAGATCCGCGCCGAGTGCACGGACCCCGTCTACACGCCGCGGCGCCTGTCCGGTATTCGTGACCGCAACACCTACCACAACGGTGAGGTGAGCAATCACGTCTACGGCATTGCCATCGACGTCGACCCAACCGAGAACACCTGCTGCATGTGCGTCGCGCAATGGGGCGACCACCCCCTCTGCCAGCGCCCGGTCGACTCGATCTACGACCGCATGGCCATGCCCGAGTGCTGGGTGCACGTGTTCGAGCGCTTCGGCTTCTACTGGTTGGGGCGCGACCGCTTGCAGGACACCATGCACTTCGAGTTCCTCGGGGATCCCGACCGCATCGCCCGCGCCACCACCGACGCGGGTCGCGAGACCGCTGCAGGCACTGCGCCATCGCCAGCGCCCTCCGCGCCTTCGACCGCGACCGGGACGGACCACTGA